In the genome of Methanomicrobia archaeon, one region contains:
- a CDS encoding AEC family transporter yields MYQTLVQTVIPVFSIIVLGYVIGRIRKIEVQTFVDLIVYVAAPCLIFASVSRSDINLTDFTTLAGAALAVILIMMAASFLILRLLGTAKKGLYLPLVFGNTSYLGYPVALFAFGMDGLSRAVVYDMMNSLVIFSLGIYVVSHRNELLEAFKLPLLYAVLIGLTVNLLHLPVPDVLFRPVEMIGMITIPLALLVLGYKLTEIRISAAKLAVSASLFRICGGFAVALAVSTLLSLEGMVRDILLLQAAMPSAVMGMILAAKYDRDAALVASVVLITTVMSVVSIPLILTFL; encoded by the coding sequence ATGTACCAAACGCTCGTGCAGACGGTCATCCCGGTCTTCTCGATCATCGTACTGGGGTATGTGATCGGCAGGATCCGTAAAATCGAGGTGCAGACGTTCGTTGACCTGATCGTGTACGTTGCAGCACCGTGCTTGATCTTCGCTTCGGTCTCCCGCAGTGATATCAACCTCACCGATTTCACCACCCTGGCAGGCGCGGCACTGGCGGTTATTCTCATCATGATGGCGGCCTCGTTCCTCATCCTGAGGCTGCTGGGAACCGCGAAAAAGGGTTTGTATCTGCCGCTCGTCTTCGGCAACACCAGCTATCTGGGCTATCCCGTCGCGCTCTTCGCTTTCGGCATGGACGGGCTCTCACGCGCGGTCGTCTACGACATGATGAACTCGCTCGTGATCTTCAGCCTCGGTATCTATGTGGTCAGTCACCGTAACGAGCTGCTCGAAGCCTTCAAACTCCCGCTGCTCTACGCCGTCCTCATCGGCTTAACCGTTAACCTGCTCCACCTACCCGTGCCCGACGTGCTCTTCAGGCCGGTAGAGATGATCGGCATGATCACCATTCCGCTCGCGTTGCTCGTGCTCGGCTACAAGCTCACGGAGATCAGGATCAGTGCGGCGAAGCTAGCGGTTTCAGCATCCCTGTTCAGGATCTGCGGCGGCTTCGCGGTTGCACTTGCGGTCAGTACGCTGCTGTCCCTCGAGGGCATGGTCAGGGACATACTGCTCCTTCAGGCCGCCATGCCCTCAGCCGTCATGGGAATGATCCTGGCCGCGAAATACGATCGTGACGCCGCTCTGGTTGCTTCGGTCGTACTGATCACCACGGTTATGAGCGTGGTCTCGATACCGCTCATCCTGACGTTTTTATGA
- a CDS encoding peptidase, with translation MMRLTGRRMNALWLYYANACAAAVPAVTSGLEDVLGLEAHEIELFNPAEFKNAYHTRRTQYNASKLLSALIQHMARVPSARNAVALWMVRDDMYVTGMNFVFGLAHTGKAAVLSIHRLYSEELIVKEAIHELGHVLGLQHCTNECVMRYSNSLAEAEAKPARLCERCRARISYL, from the coding sequence GTGATGCGATTAACCGGCAGAAGGATGAACGCGCTCTGGCTCTATTACGCGAACGCGTGTGCAGCGGCGGTTCCCGCGGTAACGAGCGGATTAGAGGACGTTTTGGGACTGGAAGCGCACGAAATAGAGCTGTTTAACCCGGCAGAGTTCAAAAACGCGTACCATACACGACGAACCCAGTACAATGCCTCGAAGCTCCTCTCCGCGCTTATCCAGCACATGGCGCGTGTACCGTCGGCCAGGAATGCTGTCGCACTCTGGATGGTGCGTGACGATATGTACGTAACGGGCATGAATTTCGTCTTCGGGCTTGCACATACCGGCAAAGCAGCCGTGCTCTCCATTCACCGACTGTACTCTGAAGAGCTGATTGTTAAGGAGGCGATACACGAGCTGGGGCATGTCCTGGGGCTGCAGCACTGCACCAACGAGTGCGTAATGCGCTACTCGAATTCCCTGGCTGAGGCCGAGGCAAAGCCCGCGCGGCTCTGTGAGCGGTGTCGAGCCCGCATAAGCTATTTATAA